The genomic interval TCTTGCACGAAATCAATCCCCGTAAGTTTGCAAATACCAAATCCCGCAGAGCCTGAAATAGCAACTTTAAATTCTCTATCGCCAATAATTTGAGCAATACTTTGCACGATTTGTATGCTTTTTTCGCGCACTTTTGAATAGTGTCGCTCATACACTTGAAAAATGATGTCATCTCCGTCCATAAGAGCGACTTTTGCTGTTGTGCTACCAATATCAATCCCTAGCGTTAAACTCATAAAAACCCCTTAGTAAAAAACAAAACTCAAGCATAAAATAACATTGTATCAAAAAAAGGAAAAAAACGATGCATCAACAACAACAAATTTTTAATATATTGTCGTGAATCTGTATCCATATTGATGAATCTATATCAATATGTTTTTTGCATTTATAGCATTCAAGATTGGCGACTTGCAAAGCAATCATTTCTTTTTGCCGCAAGGTGGGATTTGCTTCCAAAAGTTCTAAATATTGATTTTTAAAGACATATACACTCAAGGTGCTATCAATAGTTTGTCCTTCTCTCATTTGTTTTAAAATATCACTGCATAATGGGCAGAGCTCAAGTGGGTAGTCGTTATATAATCCCACTTCGCTTATTCCTTGTTTGATGCTCAAGCTAAAAGCATTGCGTTTTGTAATCTTGGCGGTGTAATGGCGATGAGTGAGTGTGTGGTGCTTATTTGTTGGATTAAAGTCAGTTTGAATATTATCACATTGACAAAAATGCAGACGAGGCAAACCATTTGTTTGAGATTGTTTATAACTAATGCGCTTTTCATATAAAAACACAGGTGCAAGCATACCCTCGCCTAGAAGAACATATATAAAATAGTGTCCAAAGATTAAATCTACCGATGAGACACTGATGCCATCACTATGGAGCATATCAAAAAGTGTATCTTTGATAACGTGTTTTTGCGTGTTTTGGAAAGATTGAATAGTTTTAGGAAATAACATTTGTGTTACCATTTTCGCCACATTCGCTTTCAATAATATCACATAAAATATGAATAATTAAAATGTGTAATTCTTGGATTCTAGGCGTGTCATTATCTGGCATAATAAGATTAATATCACAAAGTGCACTAAGTTTTCCTCCATCACGCCCACTAAGTCCGATAACGAAGCAGTCCATATCGCGTGCTATTTGTGCAGCTTTAAGAACATTATGAGAATTGCCACTTGTAGAAATACCAAAAAATACATCGCCCTTTTGTGCGAGAGATTCTACTTGTCGTGAGAATACATATTCAAAGCCATAATCATTGCCAATGGCTGTAAGCGCAGAAGTATCTACACTTAAAGCAATGCCTGCCAAGCCTTTTCGTTCTCTTTTGTAACGTCCTGTGAGTTCCGCAGCGAAATGTTGTGCATCAGCTGCGCTACCACCATTGCCACAAATGAGAATTTTGCCCCCATTTTTAAGAGATTGAATAAGAATATCTGCTGCTTTTTGTATTGCAGGGGTGAGAGTAAAAATCTTTTGTGCGCTTTGTAAATGAGCGTTGAATTCAGATTCTATGAGTGTTTGCATATTTTGCTCCTTTGGATAGATTCTATGATATTTGAAGTAGAGTGCCCTTCAATAAAATCAATAAGCACAACTTCTTTGGCGTATTCTTTCCCAACAACTTCCTTATTATGATAATCACCGCCTTTGACAAGTACATCGGGCTTAATAGCCTTAATAAGCTCTAAGGGTGTGTCTTGACAAAAGCTCACTACATAATCTACACATTCTAAGCCAGCAAGCATAAGGGCACGATTATGTAAGGTATTGATAGGACGTTCCTTTCCTTTAAGTCGTTTTATAGAATCATCATCATTTAATCCCACAATCAAAATATCGCCCAAATCACGTGCCTTGTTGAGATAGCTCAAGTGTCCTATATGTAAGATATCAAAGCAACCATTTGTAAAAACGATTTTGCTTTGTTTCAAGTCTTTAAGGAGCGTGAATAAACTTTCTTGAGAGATGATTTTAGATTCTATATATTGCTGTAGATTAGAGGGTTGAGTGTGGATATATTGTAGAATCTCACTATGAGTTGCAACTGCACTCCCAACTTTACCCACAACGACTGCTGCTGCGACATTTGCAAATTCACACGCTTGAAAAATATCACAACCACTACTTAGAGCAAAACTAAGCGCAGCAATTACCGTATCTCCCGCACCTGTAACATCATATACTTCTTTTGCACGAGTAGGGATAATATGTATTTGATTATTATCAAATATGCCAATCCCATCTTCGCTGAGTGTAATGAGTGAAATATCAAGCTGGCATTGAGTTTTGAGTGTCATACCTGCTTTGATGAGCGAATCTTTATCGCAGATAGTAATGCCTGTGGCAAGTTCAGCCTCTTTTTTATTAGGAGTGAGGAGTGTTGCACCTGTGTATTTACTATAATCTTTGCCTTTAGGGTCGCAGAGGACAAGCTTAGATTTACTTTTTGCATAATCAATGACAAAATGTGTGAGTTCATCATTTAATAATCCCTTGCCATAATCAGAAATAATAATACAATCCACTTCATCAAGCACAGCGTGGAGATGTTGGACAATATTATTATGAATATGAGAATCTATGGGCGTTTTACTTTCCCTATCTACGCGTAAAACTTGTTGATTAGCAATGATAACACGCGTTTTTTTAGTCGTAGGACGCGAAGTATCTACAAAAAGATAAGAAATATCCACCCCCATAGATTCTAATTTTTCACCAAGCCAGAATCCTGCCTCATCATTACCCACAACGCCACACACAAAGACTTGTGCATTCAAAGCAATGAGATTATGCACGACATTGCACGCTCCACCTAAGCGATTATTTTCATCTTTGACATCTACTACTTGCACAGGAGCTTCAGGCGAGATACGCTCACAGCTTCCCCATACATAATGATCTATCATTAAATCACCAATAACAAGAATTTTAGGACTCTTAGATTCTAAACCAAACATTATCTACTCTTTTATCCTTAATATTATATTTTTGGATTTTCACGTTCAAAAATTGCTTTGATTTCTTTAAGGTATGTCTTTATGCCTTCTTCAAGACTAAAACGTGGCATATAAGAGAGATGTTCTTTTGTAGAAGCAATATCAGCTTGTGTATGAGTTTGGAAAAAAGCATAAGGATTATCAAAATATTCCACTTCAAAATCTCCAATTCCATCTTTAAGACACGCAATAATATCATTAAAGCTTCTTGCCTCGCCACTGCCGACATTATAAATACCACTTTGCATAGATTCTATGGCTTTGATATTAGCTTGAATAACATCTTTAATATAGACAAAATCTCGCTTTTGCTCACCATATTTAAAGAGTCTCACTTTTTTATGTTTAAGTGCTTGTAGTCCAAGTTGCAAAATCATTGAGGCAGTTTTGCCTTTATAAAATTCCCTCTCTCCATAAACATTAAAATATCTTAATCCAATAATAGGATAACTAGGATTTGAAGTAAGAATCCTCCTTACACTTTCGTCCATACAGAGTTTAGAATATCCATAAATATTTTCCGGCATTTCGCCGCTTCCTACACTATTGGGTGCAGGAGAATTACCATAAGTTCCAGCCGATGAAGCATAGATAACCATTGCTTGGGATTGAGTGGCAATATCAAGCAAGCGCAAGAATGATTCGTGATTAGTTTTCATAACAAGCTCTTGATTAAGCACGGTGGTATCAGAAATAGCAGCTTGATGAAAGATAATGTCAAAATCATAAGATTTAAGCTTTTCTAAATCGCTAGGATTATTAATATCGCCTACAATCACTTTGTCTTTAAAACCAATAAGATTCTTAAAATGTCCAAGTGTTGTTGGGTTGCCACTAGGGAAAGTCTCATCATTACGAAACTTATCAAATACATATACTTGAGCAAGTGGGTGATGTTTTTGAAAATAAAAGGCGAGATTGCTTCCAATGAATCCAGCTCCACCTGTAATGAGTATTTTTTTTTCTGCAAGGTCATCATAAATGTATTTCATACTTGCTCCTTTAAAAGTGAGATTCTTTTATTATACTATGGAGTTGGTGTAAAGTTGCAATCTTTTGCACATTTTTAAGCGAATTATCATTTACTTGTGCCTCTCCTAGTAAAAATTTCCCATTAATATGTGCATTTTGTGCACATTGCATATCTGTAATTTTATCGCCTATAAAAAATGAATGTGCTAAATCAATATTAAAATCTCTGCAAGCCGCTTTAATCATACCTATTTTAGGTTTCCGACAATCACAATTTTCGCTCGGTAAATGAGGGCAGTGATAGATTCTATCAAAACCAAAGCCAAGTTGTGCTTTGAGTCTCTCTTGCATATATTGATGAAGTGTGTTCAAATCAGATTCGTTATAATAGCCGCGCGCAATGCCAGATTGATTTGTAATAACAAGTAAGAGGTAATTTTGTGCTTTAAGTGTCTCTAGTAATGCAAAAAGCCCATCACAAAAGATAAAGTCTTTAATTTTATATACATAGCCATTATCTTGATTAATCACTCCATCTCTATCAAAAAATGCACATTTTTGCATAAACTCTCCTCAAAATATTTAGAGTATTTATAACAAATTTTATTTATTTTTTGTGAGTATTTTATAAATTTTGTGCAATTTTTTTAGATTTTCACTTTACTTTCTCTCAAGTTTAATGTAGAACTAAGAATATCCGTTTCCTATAATTTATAATTTTGCCATAAATTTAATGTCATAAAATATCAAAACATAAAAAATTATAATACAAAAAAGCTGTGTTTCTTTTGTATTAATCAAGCACTTATAAATCCTAGAGCCCTAAGAGCTTTATATATTTCATAGCAACCAAAGCCTATCATACCCACGCCTCCAAGTCGCAAAAATAATATTCGCTTATTTTGCATTTTTGTGCTTATAAGACCTAGTGCAAGTAATGCAGGTGTAGCAGCTATGCCAAAAAGGCACATTGTGATTGCGCCATTGATACCGCTGCCAGATACCGCGGCAGTGAGTAGAAAATAATAGACTATGCCGCAAGGGAGTAATCCATTGCATAAGCCAAGTGCATAAAGTCGCCATATTGAACCTTTTGTGAGCAAAAAACACATTATTTTGCTAAGTGATTGAAAAGGAAGTGGTGTATGTAAAAATCTCGTAACTTTAGGTAGCCACGCTATTCCTATGCCAAAAATGACAAGAAGCGTGCCTACAATAAGCATTATTGCATATTTTATTTCATTATTTGGTGAAGCAATATATCCTATGCTCCCAGCTAAGAAACCAAGTATAGCATAAGTAGTAGTTTTACCGCAATGATAAAGGAGGTGAAAGGGTATTTGTGTAATGAATGAGGAGATAAAAGATGTGATATGGCTTTTTGGCTTTTGTAAAGTGTGTGAAGCTGTGCTTACTTGCGAATCTTGCACAGGCATATAAAGTGTGCTATATGCTAATACTATACCTCCGCACATACCTATGCAATGCCCAAATGAGGCAAAAAAAGCAATGCTTAAGAGGCTTATAATTTCTATATTTCCCATAACGATTTAGAAGAAGAGTGAATTGACACTTTCATTATGGCAGATTCTACGGATAACCTCTGCAAAAAGTGGTGCAACACTTAAAACTTTAATTTTTGGGTGTGCAACGCGCAGAGGAATAGAGTTTGTTACCACAACTTCATCAAGCGCACTTTTGGCTATTCTCTCAAGTGCTGGACCACTAAGCACAGGGTGTGTACCTAATGCAATAACACTATTGGCACCACGAGATTTGAGCACATCAGCGGCTTTGCACATTGTCCCAGCAGTGTCAATCATATCATCTATGAGAATGACGTCTTTGCCATCTACATCACCGATGATATTCATCACCTCACTTTCATTTGCCCTCTCACGCTTTTTATCTACGATAACCAAATCCATTCCGATTCTATCAGCAAAATGTCTAGCTCTCGCTACACCTCCAATATCAGGTGAAGCAACAATAGGATTTTTAAAGGATTTAGTTTTCAAATAGTCACGAAATACAATAGAACCATAGAGGTTATCCACGGGTATGTCAAAAAATCCTTGAATCTGCTCTGCGTGTAAATCCATTGTGATGACGCGGTGGATACCGCTTTGTTCTATGAGATTTGCTACAAGTTTAGCAGTAATGGGCACGCGTGGGACTACTTTTCTATCTTGTCTTGCATAGCCAAAATATGGAATCACTGCATTGATATTTTTTGCTCCACTGCGTTTAAGTGCATCAGTCATAATAAGAAGTTCCATTAAATGGTCATTTGCTGGAGCACAAGTAGGTTGAATAATAAAAATGTCTTTGCCACGCACAGATTCTCCAATTTGCACATTAATCTCACCATCGCTAAAGCGGTTGATTGTTGTTTTAGAGAGGGAAATATCAAGACATTTGGCAACTTCATTGCTAAAAAGTGTATGAGCTGAACCACTAAAGATTTTAAAACCTCGCATAAAGAATAGCCTTTAAAAAGTAAAGTTAAATGTTTTGTATTATAGGTAATGTCATTTTATATTTGGCTTATTTGGTTTGAAATATCTTCATTTTCTTCTATGGAGCATTCTAAGAAAAGTTCTGTTTCTTTTTGACTTAAAAGCTTGGCATTGATATGTTTATCAAGATTAATGAGCATTTCACTCCGTGCCCTATCACGGATAAATTGATTACTTTGGACAATAATACAAGGCGTATTTAAAATGGCTTTGTTAAAATGATGGATTCTATAAATTTGTAAGATTTCGTGAGGTTCTTTACTTTCATCGCTAAATTCTTCAAGCGTGAGTTTAAAGCGTTTAGGAGCGATTCTATTATAGAGATTTGAGCCTTTGGTGCTTGAGTAATAAAAAAGAATATTTTTACCTTGATTGTAAATTTGCGTCATACTCTTGTTGGAGCGAAGCGTGCGCACATCAAATATTGATTTTTGCTGATTAAGAAATGCTTTAAGAGCTTTAGAGCGAGGTAAAAGTGCGTAAGATTTACCATAGAGGGCAATATTTGCATCATCTTCTTTTAGTATAAAGATTATACCTTCATTGACATAGACTTCTTCAAATTTTGATTTTGTTTTAAAATGAGATTGGGATTTGACACTTTCTTCCTGAGCTTGTTTAGCAGAGGGTTGATTTTCTAAGGGTGCATTTGTTTTTGCGCAGCCTGTGATAAGTATGCTTAATTCAAGATATATACAGCAGATGGCGAGATGCAGAGATACTCTCATTTGTGCTTCCTTATTGCTAATCCGAATCTAAGTTTAATAAAATATCGTTGGAAAAATATTTTATTAAAAGAAGCTATAAAAAGTCTTTAAATATTTTATTCCCCTTTTTATTTTCACATCTTAAGTAAGCAAAAATGAGTATTATAAAGCCTGATATTTGGTATTTGCAAGGGGTTTTAAGCGAAATTATCAAAAAGTTATTTTATCAATCTAAAATCCAACTTTAATCCAACTTTGGCTAAGATGTCTTGTAAAAATATTTTATCAAATAGAGAATCTCAATGAAAACAATTGCAATTTTGGGCAAACCCAATGTAGGCAAAAGCTCCCTTTTTAATCGACTTATCAAGCAACATTTAGCTATCACTTCAGATGTAAGTGGGACAACGCGTGATGTAAAAAGAGCGTGTTTTGATATAAGTGGCGTAGAAGTAGAACTACTTGATACAGGTGGAATTGATAAGGCAGAGGGTTTATTTGCCAAAGTATCTGCCAATTCGCTAAAAGCAGGGCAAGAGGCAGATTTGGTTTTATATATGGTTGATGGGAATGTTGTGCCTCAAGATGATGATATTGCATATTTTCGCACAATTCAAAAGGCTAAAAAACCGCTTGTGCTTGTTATCAATAAGGTTGATAATGATAAAATCAAGCAACAAGCGTGGGATTTTGCGTGTTTTGGTGCAGAACAGATGTATTTTATTTCTGTGCATCACAATCGTGGGTTAAGTATTTTGCTTGAAGCTATTTTTGAACTCCTCTCTCTTGCAAAGGAGCAATCTTTAAGTAATAATTTGCGCTCACAAATGGATAACGAAGAGATTGATGAGAGTTTAGAGGAGTTTTTGGGTATTTTAGAATCTACTCCAAATAAGAGTGAGGAAAACATTGCTGTTGGGATTATTGGACGCGTAAATGTAGGCAAAAGCTCCCTCTTAAATGCACTTTTGGGTAAAGAGAGAAGTGTAGTAAGTGAAGTGGCTGGAACGACTATTGATCCTGTAGATGATGAAATGGATATAGAGGGCAAAAGAGTAAGATTTGTGGATACGGCAGGGATTAGACGCGCGAGTAAGATTTGGGGGATTGAAAAATTTGCACTTTTACGCACAAATGCAGCACTTGCCCAAAGTCATATTGTGATTTTAGTTCTTGATGCGAGCGAAAGTTTTGTTGAATTAGATGAAAAAATTAGCTCTCTTATTCCTAAACACGCTTTGGGAGTGATTGTTGTGCTAAATAAATGGGACAAAAAGCATAAGGAATATAAAGAAATCATCAAAGAATTTAAGCATAGATTCCCATTTCTTTCTTTCGCTCCAGTGATGACATTGAGTGCTCTTAATGGGCGTAATATTGATAAACTTAAAAAGGAAATTTTGAAGGTTTATCAGCGTTTTGCATATAGAATCCCTACAAGTGCGCTTAATGATGTTATCGCTCAAGCAGTAGCACATCATCATATTCCAAGCGATCACGGCAAGATTGTCAAAATTTATTATGCTACGCAATATGCCACACATCCGCCACAAATTGCGCTTGTGAGCAATCGCCCAGAAAGTTTGCATTTTAGCTACAAGCGATATATTATCAATATGTTAAGGGAGCAATTTGATTTTGAAGGTGTGCCAATTTTATTAAGTGTAAAGGGCAAAAATGCCAAAGATGAGGAAAATACATCTGCAAAAAAAGAATCTCCAAGTAAAGTATCGCATAGAGAATCTAAAAATCGCAGATTTGTATAAGAAATTTCTATAATTTATTTTATACCACAAAAATCTTTAATTGCTTCAACTTTATCTGTTTTTTCCCAGCTAAATTCGTTTAATTCGCGTCCAAAATGTCCATAAGCTGCTGTTTTACGATAGATTGGACGGAGTAAATCAAGCGATTCTATAATACCCTTAGGTGTTAAACGAAATACTGCTTTTACGCATTCAGTGAGTTTAGAATCTTCAACTTTTCCCGTGCCTTGCGTATCAACAAGAATTGAAACAGGTTCTACTACCCCAATAGCATAGGCTACTTGCACAATGGCTTTATCACATACACCGCTTGCTACGAGATTCTTAGCAACATAGCGTGCTGCATATGCAGCACTTCTATCCACTTTACTAGGGTCTTTGCCGCTGAATGCACCGCCGCCGTGAGGGCAGCTTCCGCCATAAGTATCTACAATGATTTTGCGCCCTGTCAAGCCTGCATCACCTTGTGGTCCTCCAATAACAAACTTGCCTGTAGGATTAACAAAATAGCGAATATTATCATTTAAATATTCTTGTGGAAGCACTTTTTGCACGATTTCTTCAATTACAGCATCTTTTAAA from Helicobacter hepaticus ATCC 51449 carries:
- the gmhA gene encoding D-sedoheptulose 7-phosphate isomerase; this encodes MQTLIESEFNAHLQSAQKIFTLTPAIQKAADILIQSLKNGGKILICGNGGSAADAQHFAAELTGRYKRERKGLAGIALSVDTSALTAIGNDYGFEYVFSRQVESLAQKGDVFFGISTSGNSHNVLKAAQIARDMDCFVIGLSGRDGGKLSALCDINLIMPDNDTPRIQELHILIIHILCDIIESECGENGNTNVIS
- the rfaE1 gene encoding D-glycero-beta-D-manno-heptose-7-phosphate kinase, producing MFGLESKSPKILVIGDLMIDHYVWGSCERISPEAPVQVVDVKDENNRLGGACNVVHNLIALNAQVFVCGVVGNDEAGFWLGEKLESMGVDISYLFVDTSRPTTKKTRVIIANQQVLRVDRESKTPIDSHIHNNIVQHLHAVLDEVDCIIISDYGKGLLNDELTHFVIDYAKSKSKLVLCDPKGKDYSKYTGATLLTPNKKEAELATGITICDKDSLIKAGMTLKTQCQLDISLITLSEDGIGIFDNNQIHIIPTRAKEVYDVTGAGDTVIAALSFALSSGCDIFQACEFANVAAAVVVGKVGSAVATHSEILQYIHTQPSNLQQYIESKIISQESLFTLLKDLKQSKIVFTNGCFDILHIGHLSYLNKARDLGDILIVGLNDDDSIKRLKGKERPINTLHNRALMLAGLECVDYVVSFCQDTPLELIKAIKPDVLVKGGDYHNKEVVGKEYAKEVVLIDFIEGHSTSNIIESIQRSKICKHS
- the rfaD gene encoding ADP-glyceromanno-heptose 6-epimerase, translated to MKYIYDDLAEKKILITGGAGFIGSNLAFYFQKHHPLAQVYVFDKFRNDETFPSGNPTTLGHFKNLIGFKDKVIVGDINNPSDLEKLKSYDFDIIFHQAAISDTTVLNQELVMKTNHESFLRLLDIATQSQAMVIYASSAGTYGNSPAPNSVGSGEMPENIYGYSKLCMDESVRRILTSNPSYPIIGLRYFNVYGEREFYKGKTASMILQLGLQALKHKKVRLFKYGEQKRDFVYIKDVIQANIKAIESMQSGIYNVGSGEARSFNDIIACLKDGIGDFEVEYFDNPYAFFQTHTQADIASTKEHLSYMPRFSLEEGIKTYLKEIKAIFERENPKI
- a CDS encoding D-glycero-alpha-D-manno-heptose-1,7-bisphosphate 7-phosphatase — encoded protein: MQKCAFFDRDGVINQDNGYVYKIKDFIFCDGLFALLETLKAQNYLLLVITNQSGIARGYYNESDLNTLHQYMQERLKAQLGFGFDRIYHCPHLPSENCDCRKPKIGMIKAACRDFNIDLAHSFFIGDKITDMQCAQNAHINGKFLLGEAQVNDNSLKNVQKIATLHQLHSIIKESHF
- a CDS encoding sulfite exporter TauE/SafE family protein → MGNIEIISLLSIAFFASFGHCIGMCGGIVLAYSTLYMPVQDSQVSTASHTLQKPKSHITSFISSFITQIPFHLLYHCGKTTTYAILGFLAGSIGYIASPNNEIKYAIMLIVGTLLVIFGIGIAWLPKVTRFLHTPLPFQSLSKIMCFLLTKGSIWRLYALGLCNGLLPCGIVYYFLLTAAVSGSGINGAITMCLFGIAATPALLALGLISTKMQNKRILFLRLGGVGMIGFGCYEIYKALRALGFISA
- a CDS encoding ribose-phosphate pyrophosphokinase; this translates as MRGFKIFSGSAHTLFSNEVAKCLDISLSKTTINRFSDGEINVQIGESVRGKDIFIIQPTCAPANDHLMELLIMTDALKRSGAKNINAVIPYFGYARQDRKVVPRVPITAKLVANLIEQSGIHRVITMDLHAEQIQGFFDIPVDNLYGSIVFRDYLKTKSFKNPIVASPDIGGVARARHFADRIGMDLVIVDKKRERANESEVMNIIGDVDGKDVILIDDMIDTAGTMCKAADVLKSRGANSVIALGTHPVLSGPALERIAKSALDEVVVTNSIPLRVAHPKIKVLSVAPLFAEVIRRICHNESVNSLFF
- the der gene encoding ribosome biogenesis GTPase Der is translated as MKTIAILGKPNVGKSSLFNRLIKQHLAITSDVSGTTRDVKRACFDISGVEVELLDTGGIDKAEGLFAKVSANSLKAGQEADLVLYMVDGNVVPQDDDIAYFRTIQKAKKPLVLVINKVDNDKIKQQAWDFACFGAEQMYFISVHHNRGLSILLEAIFELLSLAKEQSLSNNLRSQMDNEEIDESLEEFLGILESTPNKSEENIAVGIIGRVNVGKSSLLNALLGKERSVVSEVAGTTIDPVDDEMDIEGKRVRFVDTAGIRRASKIWGIEKFALLRTNAALAQSHIVILVLDASESFVELDEKISSLIPKHALGVIVVLNKWDKKHKEYKEIIKEFKHRFPFLSFAPVMTLSALNGRNIDKLKKEILKVYQRFAYRIPTSALNDVIAQAVAHHHIPSDHGKIVKIYYATQYATHPPQIALVSNRPESLHFSYKRYIINMLREQFDFEGVPILLSVKGKNAKDEENTSAKKESPSKVSHRESKNRRFV